In the genome of Pangasianodon hypophthalmus isolate fPanHyp1 chromosome 24, fPanHyp1.pri, whole genome shotgun sequence, the window ATGGAATCGAAATTGTGAATCcatgaatcaaatcaaattttcaTGAATCAGTTGGAATCGTGACTGGAGTGTACTGTTACACCCCTATTTCTAGCAATGTCACTTCATTGCTCCACACATtcatgaaaatgcaaaaatgaaatttcttttaaagtataaagtaaagctacagatacagatgcatcAATGGACACAGTCAGTCTCAGGACACACAGGAGTATATATTCTTCAATTTCAAATAGAGGTCATAAAAAGGACATCAAACCATACTGCATTTTTCCTGCTGAGCTCAATGATATTTTTTGGGCACAAAATATAGGTGGAGGATAACAAAGCAATGAGCGTATTCATTATTAGCATAGCTTAAAAAATGGTACTATCCATCTGAAATCCCTGTTGGGGTAGGTTAGaacagtttaaaatgaaaactgtactaaagttttaaatttgtctccatctcctcctcctcctcctcctcctctctcctagaaaaacacacagaaagaaacaggaTCAGCTCTGAGCTGAGGTTTAATGTTAGCACAGGCTTTTCTGCTGGATtttcactccacacacacatttttattccatattaCACTGTAAACATCATCATGTCTTACGTGGTTCTGCAGGAAGACAGGCAATCATTCTGTCATCAGAGGAAGAATCTTCTTCAGAGGCTGTAAAACATTCAAATCATTCAGAGTTAAAATTTGGACTAAACACTGATACTaaacaattcattatttttaaatatcattacaGAATCAAAGGCTCACTTACAGCTCATGGAGTTTGGTGGAACAGGTTTAAAGTCTGAAAGACAGATGAGGGACAGAATAAAAGGTTCTTATAAAAACTGTGTACTGTATTTGACCTACATAAGAATGAATTAAACTTTACAAGGCAGTGTGTCAGTATCAGATTGGTGTCTAGTCTAAAATCCAAGTGTCTCTAAATCTGTTCTCTGAAAACTTCACATCTGCCTCCTTCCTCCTCTCACCagagttcttcttcttccagaCCACAATtccagcaacaacagcaacgaGAGCAACGAGAGCCGCGACTACAGCAACGATGACAGCAATCGGTGCTCCATCTGATCCTCCATCTGATCCTCCACCTGACACTTCATCTGATCCTCCATCTGATCCTCCATCTGTTAAATCAGCACAGAGTCTTTATTATCTGCTGCAGCAATAAATCAGCTTTCACTGTAAATCTGGAGTTTTAGAGGAAAGTGTTTCTCCGACCTCTCACAGGCAGCACTAACTCCTTCTCCAAGCTGCTGTGCTGAATCACGCAGGTGTAGGTGTGTTTCTGCAGCTCCTCAGCTGGAACTGTCAGAATGCTTCTCTTCTGGAAGCTTCCATCCTGGTTGGGTAACGTCTCTCTGAGCTCCACGTTCTCATGCACCTCCTCTCCGTCCTTCTGCCAGGAGATCACCACTGCTTTGGGGAAGAAACCTGTAGCATGACACACCACCTCTGCAGAAGGAGAGTGTTTCTGGAGCACTGACGCCTCGGGACGaactgcagagacacacagaggcaTAAATATTAAAACCCCTCTGtgagatttattcatttataaatgtgaagaaaaactattttacaTGCAGTTAAATTTTGTTGGAGGTGCGTCACATGATTTTTCCTCTAAACAGTGAAATTAAAAGTTATTTGTTATGTGATCCACATTTTCTGGGTATAAGGATGTAAAAGAGAGTTTACctttgtaaaaatataaataaataatgaaaaatgttgtgtgatgtaGAGGGTTATTAAGATGGAGGTGTAAATGTTATTGAATGTAGTATTTATCCTGTACACTTCTGGTTGTTATGGAAActatatttgatgaataatgttaatgtgtaacactgaaaaggaatcAGGTTCAGATGTTAAACACTCTTTCCtggtcagtgtttaatgatCAGAGAGTGTGCATGCTGTAGTGAAAGAGTGTGTTATTAGTGTGTATAGTatcattgtgtgtgttacagtaacagAGCAGATCACACACCTTTTCTGTTCAGAGTCTCTCTGCCATAAGACATATACTTCTTTAATGAATGGATACACTCATGCTGCAGGAAGTCCTTCCAGTATTTAGCCTCTTGTCCTCTAGAATCCCAGTTGTTTATAAAGATCTCAGCTTGAGGTTTAGCTGCAGTCCAGGTTGCAGTTTTCAGATTCAGACTGATGAAATCTTCTCCATCATAACCATACTGATCGTATCCTCTAGTGGTGCCGTCATCATCAAGCTCACAGCCAAACATCCTCTGTAGTGTATGAACTcctaaagagacagacaggcaggcagacagacaaacagattacacacaggaaataaaatctattcatTTTGTTCTGACCTTACATACTGAGTCTGATGTCCACAATTATTTTAGCTGACCACAATCGTTTTCCATGGATGCTGGATCTTATTTGCTTACATTGCAAGAAACAGATTGTTAATTAATTGTGGTTGGGTTGAGACAAATACCATATGCAAACACAGGACACATATTTAGGCAtacctaaaaataataaacacattgtatagtgttgattttaataaaatttgttagcctttgtatgctgtatagTGACACATGCAGGGTGAGAATTCTCATTTTGTGAGAATTCTGCATTTTACATAATAAGAAAAAGTTCTAGTAGTGACTACTGGTTGTTAGAAATtcaataacaaaaatactgcattaaccgtttaggaattacagccattttttgcagagtccctccattttcacaggctcaaaagtaattggacacttGACTGACACTTGATTGCACTTTAATGGACatgtgtggcctgtttcctccggTTTTcatgacaaatatttttgttaaaccccttgaattaaagctgaaagtctacacttcaatcacatcttgactgcttcatttcaaatccattttggtggtatacagaggtaaaattaccaaaattgtgtcaatgtccaaaCACTTATGGACCTGTCTGTAGTCTTTAAACAAACATTCCaaaatttctttttatgttGGTTTAACTAGTTGATTAACTAGTACATTTGTAAAATTGTAAGAATTTTGTGAAAGGCAGATGGTTTAGCATTTTCTATGCCATTATTGCTAAAACTGGATTATTGTTTTAATGTCTTTGGATGCTTTCCTACTAAATCTGATTGCCTGATGcacagcatcttttttttttatttttattttttgcaactGAAGAGTTtagttttctgtggtcttctggGCCTTTTGGTGTCCCtaagctcaccagtgcattatttatttctttttaagaatgtaccaaaatCAAGCATCTTTACAACTTTCAAACATCTTTCAGTGAATGACACTGCACTACagaaaatacaaatgtaaaatgcaTGTGTTCTACTCCGATATCACCGTGCTGCCATTTGCGATTGTTCATTTAAAAGCtgcttaacaaaaaaaaattgagtgtaTTTCTGGCAGTTGTTGAACTTAAACTCAAAATCTAAACTCAAGCATTTTAACATTAACAACCAATGCCATTTAACAGGGGGGGAAAATGTGTTCATCGTTTACCTTTACTGTGATTAAAATATGTCAAAACTGTTTTGAATTTCCTGATAAAGTCATCTTGATGGCCCTGCATTTCCTGTGTCTCACTTTTCCAATAAGTTTCATCATCAATCTTCTTTATCCAATCCTTTGGGATCAGCAACCTGTTACTGCTGCTGTAGAACATAAACTGCTCTCCATTCAGCAGACCAACAGCAGTGAACTCTGAGAAACCAGAGTGTCCGGGTGTGACTGCAGTGTGGAGGTACTGCAGATAGAGTGTATCTGTAGATACaataaacaacatttaaatTAGTTTTGATAAAATACTAATCACAGAGCAAGGCTTTAATAAAACAGTGCTGAGATTCTGATGTCATGCTTTCGTTAAAGGACTGTGAGTGAATTGGTGTATACATACTCAATAGGAAGAAACAGGAATAATAggaattattataaaataggAATTATTATAGACCTGTGCACTTGGCATTTGAGACTATCGAATACAGGCAAATTGCACTTTTTCAGATTATGGCATGAGAATTAAGCAGAAAGTGCAGTTCGTCTGTGTGCGATAGTCTCAAATGCAAGTTCATAGTGATGGGTCACTCATGAACAATTCGTTCATTTTGAACTAATCTTTTATATGACTTGAGAACGAGTTGTCTCAGAGAGTCATTAGTTCATTTTGTGTTACCCGCGCATGCACAACATCATTTCGTTCCATTGTCACGTGACAGCTGCATAGGCACTGTACAGGAAACAGAAATGATTAGTTCACCtttttaaaacaagttttaTTAAATCATACAAGATTAATACAAGTCTATACATCTCACGACAGATGTTTTATAAAACTCCAGTCAAGTCCGTCATTACCTGGAGACTTGTTGCTTTTAAGAATATTTATACTATCTAAAACTTCCtgaatttttaaatctttgtcaCATGAACTTTTAAAATCTGTAGTTATCGTATTGATAGTTTGACACATTCCTAAGAAAATTATCTATATTCGGAGATTGGTTGACTGAGTTA includes:
- the LOC113524993 gene encoding popy Class I histocompatibility antigen, A-1 alpha chain-like encodes the protein MDWPAPMDTDALKMKEKRLIRQPHSYTCSAKKGDECDSSTNTPSKRLPPLKKQTRGDAMEELTLTQSVCLSACLSVSLGVHTLQRMFGCELDDDGTTRGYDQYGYDGEDFISLNLKTATWTAAKPQAEIFINNWDSRGQEAKYWKDFLQHECIHSLKKYMSYGRETLNRKGVLIFMPLCVSAVRPEASVLQKHSPSAEVVCHATGFFPKAVVISWQKDGEEVHENVELRETLPNQDGSFQKRSILTVPAEELQKHTYTCVIQHSSLEKELVLPVRDGGSDGGSDEVSGGGSDGGSDGAPIAVIVAVVAALVALVAVVAGIVVWKKKNSDFKPVPPNSMSSSEEDSSSDDRMIACLPAEPRERRRRRRRRWRQI